In Alteribacter lacisalsi, a genomic segment contains:
- a CDS encoding S41 family peptidase codes for MKKKALTTSVALMVLAACSGQEQEVTEEVTDAVTENKAVSEPVLGDILTLAMENRKGDPADNFDVDDYLYDYTAAESEELSEEELKGLRLSGESPAEAEAGRLIEDTHTLHRALKYQYALYEANGGDEAFEEARNRVINELESTYENDEIVSPRDFEEILHNHYSFIRDTHFYINGSLVTPMEHRLFINDETAFYKQKDGSFIHRENGELLESVNGNEEVDAYLLPSLSDEGSYVYVPGIFSDTEPNRELELVTGGEKEQVRLYQLSASYSGGESEINFESDVPIFSLKDFFFYENSDVTSEGLLEESRELENEPYWILDLRSNPGGYPDFADEWHRQHFGISPGFGDYVMQLYSNTGHMVFQETEEYYRELGVVEDPIWSEVGSYHGMIMPLEEPRWSRFYSAYRRAENEDSVIFVVTDHYTASAAEYMTQVMKHVENTVIVGTNTAGALNSGGALMWELPHSNVKMDVPAAFSYHPENLAQEGIGLEPDLWVDPHHAVERIEALVKKEQARED; via the coding sequence ATGAAAAAGAAAGCATTAACAACATCAGTTGCGCTGATGGTACTTGCCGCATGCAGCGGGCAGGAACAGGAAGTAACAGAAGAGGTAACGGATGCGGTGACTGAGAACAAGGCTGTTTCTGAACCTGTATTGGGGGACATCCTGACTCTGGCAATGGAGAACCGGAAAGGGGATCCGGCAGACAACTTTGACGTGGACGATTATCTGTATGACTATACTGCGGCGGAAAGTGAAGAGCTTTCCGAAGAAGAGCTTAAAGGTCTGCGTCTGTCAGGTGAATCGCCGGCTGAAGCCGAGGCAGGACGCCTGATTGAAGATACGCATACTCTTCACCGTGCACTGAAATATCAATATGCGCTGTACGAGGCAAACGGCGGGGATGAAGCATTTGAAGAGGCCCGTAACCGCGTCATAAATGAATTGGAAAGTACATATGAAAATGATGAAATTGTAAGCCCGAGAGATTTTGAAGAGATTCTTCATAATCATTACTCGTTTATTCGTGACACCCATTTCTATATAAATGGAAGTCTGGTAACACCCATGGAACACCGGCTGTTTATAAACGACGAAACCGCCTTTTACAAGCAGAAGGATGGAAGTTTTATTCACAGGGAAAATGGAGAACTGCTTGAGAGTGTCAACGGAAACGAGGAGGTGGACGCGTATCTCTTACCTTCACTAAGTGACGAGGGCAGCTATGTATACGTCCCGGGGATTTTCAGTGACACTGAACCGAACCGTGAACTTGAGCTGGTGACCGGCGGCGAAAAGGAGCAAGTCCGCCTTTATCAGCTGTCAGCGTCTTACAGCGGCGGTGAATCAGAAATTAATTTTGAGAGTGATGTTCCGATTTTTTCACTCAAGGACTTCTTTTTTTATGAGAACAGTGATGTAACGTCCGAGGGACTGCTGGAGGAGTCAAGGGAACTTGAAAATGAACCGTATTGGATTCTTGATCTCAGAAGCAACCCCGGAGGATACCCTGATTTTGCAGACGAGTGGCACCGGCAGCACTTTGGAATCAGCCCGGGATTTGGTGATTACGTGATGCAGCTTTACTCAAACACCGGCCATATGGTGTTTCAGGAAACGGAAGAATATTACCGGGAGCTCGGTGTGGTCGAAGACCCGATCTGGAGTGAGGTGGGCAGCTATCACGGGATGATTATGCCACTCGAAGAGCCGCGCTGGAGCCGTTTTTATTCCGCTTACCGCAGGGCTGAAAACGAAGATTCGGTTATATTCGTTGTGACCGATCACTATACAGCATCGGCTGCAGAATACATGACGCAGGTCATGAAGCACGTGGAAAATACAGTCATTGTTGGTACGAACACAGCAGGCGCGTTAAACAGCGGCGGTGCGCTGATGTGGGAGCTTCCTCACAGTAATGTCAAAATGGATGTCCCTGCTGCTTTCAGCTATCACCCGGAAAATCTTGCTCAGGAGGGCATCGGACTTGAGCCTGATCTCTGGGTAGATCCGCATCATGCGGTGGAGCGGATTGAAGCGCTTGTTAAAAAGGAGCAGGCCCGTGAGGACTAA
- a CDS encoding phage holin family protein, with translation MDFISFVVDDALILIPVLMILGKIIKQTPIIRDWIIPYLLLGAGIILTGLLLGFSLASFIQGVLVTGASVFGHQLIRQTQIGKSEGFSLRAKKE, from the coding sequence ATGGATTTTATAAGCTTCGTTGTTGATGATGCTCTCATTCTTATTCCCGTGCTGATGATTCTGGGAAAAATTATTAAACAGACACCCATTATCAGGGACTGGATTATCCCCTACCTCCTTCTCGGAGCAGGGATCATTCTAACTGGTCTTCTCCTTGGATTTTCGCTAGCTTCGTTTATTCAGGGCGTCCTTGTGACCGGTGCTTCAGTATTCGGTCATCAGCTCATTCGACAGACACAGATAGGGAAATCGGAAGGCTTTTCCCTCCGTGCAAAAAAGGAATAA
- a CDS encoding DUF1499 domain-containing protein produces the protein MGFRDTVRKYISSSTETREDHSDENLQTHYYKSSKDKVLKEVEAMIGQRQGLTVQSVSTERGEIIIRSDSGKSVFMVVTVIMVRPYRTAVDFSVTTDTVMPTDFGYSRKLVYEMYKSLNGRLTFVGTGLGEDLTKGL, from the coding sequence ATGGGATTTAGAGATACCGTGAGAAAATACATAAGCAGCAGTACAGAAACAAGGGAAGATCACTCCGATGAAAACCTGCAGACACATTACTATAAATCTTCGAAAGATAAAGTCCTGAAAGAAGTCGAGGCCATGATCGGCCAGCGTCAGGGACTGACGGTTCAGTCTGTTTCCACAGAGCGGGGCGAAATTATCATCCGTTCGGATTCAGGCAAAAGCGTGTTTATGGTTGTGACTGTGATTATGGTTCGTCCGTACAGGACAGCTGTTGATTTTTCTGTTACGACCGACACGGTAATGCCGACCGATTTCGGGTACAGCCGTAAGCTTGTTTATGAGATGTACAAAAGTCTGAACGGCCGCCTAACATTTGTCGGTACCGGCCTTGGAGAAGATTTAACGAAGGGGCTTTAA
- the nrdR gene encoding transcriptional regulator NrdR has product MKCPSCQNNGTRVLDSRPSDEGRSIRRRRECDGCGYRFTTFERVEKTPLIVVKKDGNREEFSREKMLRGLIRACEKRPVPLEKLEAVTDEVERELRNRGGAEVDSHDIGEQVMEHLALIDDVAYVRFASVYRQFKDINVFVDELKDLLKKAERKDEE; this is encoded by the coding sequence ATGAAGTGTCCAAGCTGCCAGAATAACGGGACCCGGGTGCTTGATTCCCGTCCGAGTGACGAAGGCCGTTCAATAAGGAGACGCCGTGAATGCGATGGCTGCGGCTACCGTTTTACCACGTTTGAACGGGTTGAAAAAACCCCGCTGATTGTGGTGAAAAAAGATGGAAACCGTGAGGAATTCAGTAGGGAAAAAATGCTTCGCGGGCTGATCCGGGCATGTGAAAAACGTCCGGTACCGCTTGAAAAGCTTGAAGCGGTAACCGATGAAGTGGAGCGGGAGCTGAGAAACCGGGGCGGTGCAGAAGTCGACAGCCATGATATCGGCGAACAGGTAATGGAGCATCTGGCTTTAATTGACGACGTCGCTTACGTGCGCTTTGCCTCTGTTTACCGCCAGTTTAAGGATATTAACGTATTTGTTGATGAATTAAAGGATCTGCTGAAAAAAGCTGAACGAAAAGACGAAGAGTGA
- a CDS encoding replication initiation and membrane attachment family protein, with translation MHWKELLPIDRYVVQMKDRLHETDRDVLTLLYQPLIGSLAYSLYLTLWAEAEGSPGADRERKHQTLMVLTGQPLDQLFQERKKLEAIGLMAAYREKSDDEVLYIYELRKPLTPAGFFQDDLSVFLYNRLGKEQFRRVRDRFTIDRKSLENAEEVTRSFDEVFKSLHQSEMVSYDEEFRSGTDNLRGGQKAGEGYSFSGSEFDYDLMLADLPPFINKETLSKEKVKRTVTQLAFVYKVEPLEMSKFIQDTILHEDDLDVAALRKQVQRRYRMLYSQNPPSLALRRQPAHLVTQQKEPETESEKMVHYYENTSPMEMLQNVSDGAKVPPADMEIVEHLMMDYRLSPGVVNVLIDYILMINEMKLTKGFADKIAGQWSRKNIKTVKDAMEIAKQEYKNRKEFTKAKKEGRMSQGGGARKKPVRRERLPKWLEDQKTRESDDGKSSDAAPGAAPDLEKKKEELAKLKQKYQKKK, from the coding sequence ATGCACTGGAAAGAGCTGCTGCCGATTGACCGGTACGTTGTACAGATGAAAGACCGCCTTCACGAAACGGACCGTGATGTACTGACACTGCTGTATCAGCCGTTAATCGGGTCACTCGCCTACAGTCTTTACCTGACGCTCTGGGCGGAAGCAGAGGGGAGTCCAGGGGCGGACCGGGAAAGGAAACATCAAACACTGATGGTGCTGACAGGGCAGCCGCTGGATCAGCTTTTTCAGGAACGAAAAAAACTGGAGGCAATTGGGCTGATGGCCGCATACAGAGAAAAATCAGATGATGAAGTTCTCTACATTTATGAATTGAGAAAACCGCTCACCCCGGCAGGCTTTTTCCAGGATGATCTGAGTGTATTTCTTTATAACCGTTTGGGAAAAGAACAGTTCAGGCGTGTCCGTGACCGTTTCACAATCGACAGGAAAAGTCTGGAGAATGCAGAAGAAGTGACCCGCTCTTTTGACGAGGTCTTTAAGAGCCTTCACCAGTCCGAAATGGTATCATACGATGAGGAATTCCGATCAGGGACCGATAATCTCCGCGGCGGGCAGAAGGCCGGGGAGGGTTATTCGTTTTCCGGAAGTGAGTTTGATTACGACCTGATGCTGGCGGATCTGCCTCCTTTTATAAACAAAGAGACCCTGAGTAAGGAAAAGGTAAAGCGGACGGTCACACAACTGGCCTTCGTTTATAAAGTGGAGCCCCTTGAGATGAGCAAGTTCATACAGGATACGATCCTTCATGAGGACGACCTTGACGTGGCCGCTCTGAGAAAGCAGGTACAGCGCCGTTACCGTATGCTTTACAGCCAGAACCCGCCGAGTCTTGCCCTCCGCAGACAGCCGGCACATCTTGTGACCCAGCAGAAAGAACCGGAAACCGAATCGGAAAAGATGGTTCATTATTACGAGAACACGTCCCCGATGGAAATGCTCCAGAATGTGAGTGACGGGGCCAAGGTTCCGCCGGCAGATATGGAAATCGTAGAGCATCTGATGATGGATTACCGTCTTTCCCCCGGGGTAGTGAACGTTCTGATTGACTATATTCTTATGATTAACGAAATGAAGCTCACAAAGGGCTTTGCCGATAAAATTGCGGGGCAGTGGTCCCGGAAAAACATCAAGACCGTGAAAGACGCAATGGAAATTGCGAAACAGGAGTACAAAAACCGTAAAGAGTTCACAAAAGCAAAAAAAGAAGGCCGCATGTCTCAAGGCGGAGGGGCCAGGAAAAAGCCAGTCCGAAGAGAACGGCTGCCGAAGTGGCTTGAAGATCAGAAAACCAGGGAATCTGACGATGGAAAATCTTCTGACGCTGCACCAGGCGCCGCCCCTGACCTTGAGAAAAAAAAGGAAGAGCTTGCTAAACTGAAACAGAAGTACCAGAAGAAAAAGTAA
- the dnaI gene encoding primosomal protein DnaI, whose amino-acid sequence MDPIGKSIRKLSGGDFEKRFEALIQDVLRDGRIQAFLTENKDVTRDQVERHLSDLFQYKKEWDNCDHCPGLDLCPNLMKGYQPSLSMQREDIQISYHPCQLKRRADERKRQASFIKSLYIPKEIVAVTFDDIDEDNESRIEAIAKAMQFSHETVPGETGRGLYITGSFGVGKTYLMGAVSNALAEREIESMIIYTPDFFRELKQGINDGTYQDKLDMVKRAPVLILDDIGAETMSAWVRDDILGALLQYRMMEKLPTVFTSNYDMNELEAHLSYTNRGGVENIEELKAKRIMERIRHLNEEVTMTGENKRRF is encoded by the coding sequence ATGGACCCGATCGGAAAATCAATCCGCAAACTTTCCGGAGGCGATTTTGAAAAGCGGTTTGAAGCGCTTATTCAGGACGTGCTCAGGGACGGACGGATTCAGGCATTTTTAACAGAAAACAAAGACGTTACCCGCGATCAGGTGGAGCGGCATCTGAGTGACCTTTTTCAGTATAAAAAAGAGTGGGACAACTGTGACCACTGTCCGGGTCTGGACCTTTGTCCAAACCTCATGAAGGGCTACCAGCCGTCACTCAGCATGCAGCGGGAGGATATTCAGATCAGCTATCACCCCTGCCAGTTGAAACGGAGAGCCGACGAGCGGAAAAGGCAGGCTTCATTTATTAAAAGTCTGTATATACCTAAGGAAATTGTGGCGGTTACATTCGATGATATAGATGAGGATAATGAATCGCGAATTGAAGCAATTGCAAAAGCGATGCAGTTTTCCCATGAAACTGTCCCTGGTGAAACGGGGCGGGGACTCTACATTACCGGCTCGTTTGGTGTTGGTAAAACATACTTGATGGGTGCTGTAAGCAATGCTCTTGCCGAACGGGAAATTGAATCCATGATCATCTATACTCCTGATTTTTTCCGTGAACTCAAACAGGGCATTAATGATGGCACGTATCAGGATAAGCTGGATATGGTGAAGCGGGCGCCGGTCCTTATTCTCGATGACATCGGTGCTGAAACGATGAGTGCCTGGGTCCGGGACGATATTCTCGGTGCGCTGCTCCAGTACCGCATGATGGAGAAACTTCCGACTGTTTTCACATCCAATTACGATATGAATGAGCTTGAAGCCCATCTTTCCTACACGAACAGAGGCGGCGTGGAAAACATCGAAGAGCTGAAGGCGAAGCGAATTATGGAGCGGATCCGCCACCTGAATGAGGAAGTGACGATGACCGGAGAAAACAAGAGACGATTCTAG
- the mqnC gene encoding cyclic dehypoxanthinyl futalosine synthase — protein MSVDHILERALAGERLSVEDAIVLYESDETEKIGAAANEMMKKWHPEPVTTFVIGRNVNYTNFCDTYCRFCAFYRPPGHEDGYVLDDDVIFQKIQETIDVDGTEILMQGGTNPDLPFSYYTNLLKEIKKRFDITMHSFSPAEIWKMVEVSGLSLEEVLKELHEAGLDSLPGGGAEILDNRTRKRISRLKGTWEEWIECMKTAKKVGMHGTATMVIGFGETYEERALHLSRVRDAQDETNCFLAFIPWTFQPDNTNMKAEKVTPDEYLKNLAISRLFLENVPNFQSSWVTMGPEVGKKSLEYGCNDFGSTMIEENVVSAAGATHKVDTNLILRLIREAGKTPAQRDTKYNTLRVFEGDTQAERDFIMQN, from the coding sequence ATGAGCGTTGATCACATCTTAGAGCGTGCACTGGCAGGCGAACGACTTTCTGTAGAAGACGCGATTGTGCTGTACGAAAGCGATGAAACAGAAAAAATCGGAGCCGCAGCCAACGAAATGATGAAGAAATGGCACCCGGAACCGGTCACAACCTTTGTGATTGGGCGAAACGTTAACTATACAAACTTCTGTGATACTTACTGCCGATTCTGTGCTTTTTACCGTCCGCCTGGACATGAAGACGGTTATGTCCTTGATGACGATGTGATTTTCCAGAAGATCCAGGAAACAATCGATGTTGACGGTACGGAAATACTTATGCAGGGCGGAACAAACCCTGATCTTCCGTTCAGCTACTATACGAATCTGTTAAAAGAGATTAAGAAACGCTTTGATATTACGATGCACTCATTTTCCCCGGCAGAAATCTGGAAAATGGTCGAAGTGTCCGGACTTTCACTTGAAGAAGTTCTTAAAGAACTCCACGAAGCGGGGCTTGATTCCCTGCCTGGCGGCGGTGCCGAGATTCTCGACAACCGTACGCGCAAGCGGATCAGCCGTCTGAAAGGGACCTGGGAAGAGTGGATCGAGTGTATGAAAACGGCGAAAAAAGTCGGCATGCACGGAACAGCAACGATGGTGATCGGATTTGGAGAAACGTACGAAGAGCGTGCCCTTCATTTGAGCCGTGTCCGTGACGCTCAGGACGAAACGAACTGTTTCCTGGCGTTCATTCCGTGGACTTTCCAGCCTGACAACACGAACATGAAAGCGGAAAAAGTAACGCCCGATGAGTATCTGAAAAACCTTGCTATCTCACGGCTATTCCTTGAGAACGTACCGAATTTCCAGAGTTCCTGGGTGACGATGGGCCCTGAAGTGGGCAAGAAATCACTTGAGTACGGCTGTAATGACTTTGGAAGCACAATGATTGAGGAAAACGTTGTTTCTGCTGCAGGCGCAACGCATAAAGTGGACACGAATCTCATCCTCCGCCTCATCCGTGAAGCCGGCAAAACACCGGCTCAGCGTGATACGAAATACAACACCCTCCGTGTGTTTGAAGGCGACACACAGGCGGAAAGAGATTTTATAATGCAAAATTGA
- a CDS encoding M3 family oligoendopeptidase, with translation MNFQDMPYERPDLEQVKTEFNGLLKEFTAAKSFEEQDASLAAINKLRSRVDTQCSLVYIRHSIDTNDEYYKKEQEYVDEIMPEMQGLQTELYRELVKATFRSELEEKWGGHLFRLADVALKTFDPEIIGDLQRENKLTTEYNQLIASAKIDFQGEELTLSELTPYEMNPDRTTRKAAAEAKFGFLSSHEADFDRIYDELVQIRTKMAKKLGYDSFTELAYARMSRTDYGAEEVARFREQVVESIVPAATRLRQRQKERIGVEELNYYDEPFSFSTGNPSPKGDPDWIIENGEKMYRELSPETDEFFTFMKKYNLMDLLSRKGKQSGGYCAGLSDYKAPFIFANFNGTSDDIDVLTHEAGHAFQGYESRNFEVPEYAFPTMEAAEIHSMSMEFFTWPWMELFFKEDVEKYKFNHLASGILFIPYGAAVDEFQHYVYDTPEASPEERKAKWREIERKYLPHRNYESNSYLEGGGYWQRQGHIFGVPFYYIDYTLAQICAFQYWKKMNDDRDEAWNSYLSLCKAGGSRSFTGLTELAGLDSPFEKGCVDAVIGDMEEWLNKVDDKAL, from the coding sequence ATGAATTTTCAGGATATGCCCTACGAGCGGCCTGATCTTGAACAGGTGAAAACGGAGTTTAACGGATTGCTTAAGGAGTTTACTGCGGCAAAAAGCTTTGAAGAGCAGGATGCATCACTTGCGGCAATCAATAAGCTCCGCAGTCGGGTGGATACCCAGTGCAGCCTTGTTTACATCCGCCATTCGATTGATACGAACGATGAATATTATAAGAAGGAACAGGAATACGTGGACGAAATTATGCCCGAAATGCAGGGGCTCCAGACTGAGCTGTACCGTGAGCTTGTCAAGGCCACCTTTCGAAGCGAGCTCGAGGAAAAGTGGGGAGGGCACCTCTTCCGTTTAGCGGATGTGGCGCTGAAAACCTTTGATCCGGAAATCATCGGGGATCTTCAGAGAGAAAATAAACTGACCACCGAATACAACCAGCTGATAGCGTCGGCGAAAATTGATTTTCAGGGTGAAGAACTCACGCTTTCTGAACTTACGCCGTATGAAATGAATCCTGACCGTACAACACGGAAAGCAGCGGCGGAAGCGAAATTCGGTTTCCTGAGCAGCCATGAAGCGGACTTTGACCGCATTTATGATGAGCTTGTTCAAATTCGTACGAAGATGGCTAAAAAGCTCGGTTACGACTCCTTTACTGAACTCGCCTATGCACGGATGAGCCGGACCGATTACGGAGCAGAGGAAGTAGCGCGTTTCCGAGAGCAGGTAGTGGAATCCATCGTGCCTGCTGCCACCCGTCTTCGTCAGAGACAGAAAGAAAGAATCGGTGTAGAGGAGCTCAACTATTATGATGAGCCGTTCTCCTTTTCAACAGGAAACCCGTCTCCGAAAGGCGATCCGGACTGGATTATTGAAAACGGCGAAAAAATGTACCGTGAACTGTCTCCAGAAACAGACGAGTTCTTTACGTTCATGAAAAAATATAACCTAATGGACCTTCTCAGCCGGAAAGGAAAACAGAGCGGCGGGTATTGTGCCGGTCTGAGCGACTATAAGGCTCCATTTATATTTGCCAACTTCAACGGTACCTCAGATGATATTGATGTGCTGACCCATGAAGCCGGGCACGCGTTCCAGGGGTATGAGAGCCGGAACTTTGAAGTGCCGGAATACGCATTTCCGACAATGGAGGCTGCAGAAATCCATTCCATGAGCATGGAGTTTTTCACGTGGCCCTGGATGGAACTGTTCTTTAAGGAAGACGTAGAGAAGTACAAGTTTAACCACCTTGCGTCAGGTATTTTGTTCATTCCTTACGGGGCAGCGGTTGATGAATTTCAGCACTACGTATACGATACACCGGAAGCTTCCCCTGAAGAGCGTAAGGCGAAGTGGCGTGAAATCGAGCGTAAGTACCTCCCTCACCGGAACTACGAATCCAACAGTTACCTGGAAGGAGGCGGATACTGGCAGCGTCAGGGCCACATTTTCGGTGTGCCGTTCTATTACATCGACTACACACTCGCCCAGATTTGTGCGTTTCAGTACTGGAAAAAGATGAACGATGACCGCGATGAAGCGTGGAATAGTTATTTGAGTCTCTGTAAGGCGGGAGGAAGCCGTTCTTTTACCGGTCTGACTGAGCTTGCCGGTCTTGATTCCCCTTTTGAAAAGGGATGCGTTGACGCGGTGATCGGAGATATGGAGGAATGGCTGAATAAAGTGGATGATAAAGCCTTATAA
- a CDS encoding putative sporulation protein YtxC, which produces MVTIEFETKHQCRSCFSQLKTSLETFDQLKREVFLSRDEAETRIHIVLQHTCSEERMNALSILAAVMANYTLKRHLPVWLEEVVRCRFFYDEPGEAETIIAIARELLAGEHTEIQLEKSLPALQRSLYTHFYTVLKETEQFSYASFIQFRLRELKDDLVECVEWAIDEFKMEQEYQMMVDACRDYLKENQPLFDAVHVNLDDEPASFYDDDGTRFSNNDILDLLDDEVTFDGSLPVSERIISPLVSMAPEKLNLYCSGNEDEGYVIRTLLAIFEERVTFCQEPYRKHQ; this is translated from the coding sequence TTGGTAACGATCGAGTTTGAAACGAAACACCAGTGCAGGAGTTGCTTTTCGCAGTTGAAGACGTCGCTCGAGACATTTGATCAGTTAAAAAGAGAAGTTTTTCTTTCCAGAGATGAAGCCGAAACACGGATTCATATTGTCCTTCAACATACCTGCAGTGAAGAACGGATGAATGCTTTGTCCATTCTTGCAGCAGTGATGGCCAATTACACGCTTAAGCGTCATTTGCCTGTCTGGCTTGAGGAAGTTGTCCGATGCCGGTTTTTCTATGACGAACCGGGGGAAGCGGAAACGATTATCGCCATAGCCAGGGAACTTCTGGCCGGTGAGCATACAGAGATTCAGCTGGAAAAGAGCCTGCCTGCTCTTCAGCGCTCGCTTTATACCCATTTCTATACGGTGCTGAAGGAAACCGAGCAATTTTCTTATGCTTCTTTTATCCAGTTCCGTCTTCGTGAACTGAAAGACGATCTCGTTGAATGTGTCGAGTGGGCGATTGATGAATTCAAGATGGAACAGGAATACCAGATGATGGTGGATGCATGCCGCGACTATCTAAAGGAAAACCAGCCCTTGTTTGACGCTGTCCACGTGAATCTTGACGATGAACCGGCTTCTTTCTATGACGATGACGGGACACGCTTTTCAAATAACGACATTCTTGATCTCCTTGATGATGAAGTGACGTTTGACGGATCACTTCCTGTTTCAGAAAGAATCATCAGTCCCCTTGTAAGCATGGCTCCAGAGAAACTGAATCTTTACTGCAGCGGGAATGAAGATGAAGGGTATGTGATCCGGACCCTGCTTGCTATTTTCGAGGAACGGGTTACGTTTTGTCAGGAGCCATACAGAAAGCACCAGTGA